From the genome of Bacteroidota bacterium:
CAGAAACGGAAAAGATGTAGATATTTACACTATCGAACTAGCTAATCCAAGCAGCGATAAACTTTTAGCCGAAGTCTCGGGAGGTGGTTGGGAAGTTCTCGACTGGTCGCCCGATGCAAAAAAAATTTTAGTCCGCGAAGGTGTTTCTATTAACGAAAGCTATCTCTATTTGTTCGATTCGATAACAGGTGAAAAAGAATTAATTACACAAAAAAAGGAAGGTGAACAAGTTGCTTACAGCAGCGCTAAGTTCGGTAAGGATGGCAAAGGAATTTTTCTAACAACCGATTTGAACTCCGAATTTTTCAGATTAGCTTATTACGATTTGACTTCCAAGAAATATAAATTTTTAACAGAGCATATTAAGTGGGATGTGGATGAATTTGAACAATCTCCCGACGGGAAACAAATTGCTTTCGTAACTAATGAAGATGGAAGCGGAGGACTACACCTGATGGATGTTAAAACCGGGAAAGAATTGAAGCTGCCCAAAATTCCGGCTGGTGTTATTTCAGGAATCAAATGGCATAATGACGGCGTGAACATCGGATTCAGTTTAAGCTCTGCACGTTCTTCCACCGATGCTTACTCGATAAATACAAAAGCCGGAAAATTGGAACGCTGGACTTTCAGCGAGACAGGCGGAGTTAATGTTGAAAAATTTGCCGAGCCAAAATTGATTCACTGGAAGTCTTTCGACGGGAAAATGATTTCAGGTTTTCTTTACAATCCTCCCGAAAAATTTAGAGGCAAGAGACCCGTAATTATTGATATACACGGTGGACCTGAGTCGCAGTTCCGTCCCACTTTCCTTGGTCGATATAATTATTATCTCAACGAACTCGGTATCGCATTAGTTTTTCCAAACATCCGCGGCTCAGCGGGTTATGGTAAAACATTTTTGAAATTAGACAACGGATATTTACGCGAAGATTCATATAAAGATATCGATGCACTTTTTGATTGGATTAAATCGCAATCAACTTTAGACGCCGACAGAATTATGATTACAGGCGGAAGTTACGGCGGGCACATGACACTCGCGATTGCAACTTATTATCCGGAAAAATTCCGTTGTGCTGTTGATATAGTCGGCATCTCTCACTTTGTTACTTTCCTCGAAAATACAGAAAGTTATAGGAAGGATTTGCGGCGTGTTGAATACGGCGACGAACGCGACCCAAAGATGCGCGAGTTTATGGAAAAAATAGCACCTTTAAATAACGCCCATAAAATTAAAAAGCCGTTGTTTATTATACAGGGTAAAAACGACCCGCGCGTTCCTGCAAGCGAAGCTGAACAAATGGTTGCTACTTTGAAAAAGAACAACACTCCCGCTTGGTATCTGCTTGCAAAAGATGAGGGACATGGATTCAGCAAGAAGAAGAACCGCGACTTCCAGCTCTACTCGACAATTATGTTTATAAAAGAGTTTCTATTAAAGTGATGGCGGATGGAAAAGGAATATTGGATTATTGGAATATTGGTTTGTTGGATTTTAGTCTTTGCTATCACGGTCTAAGTTCCGTGAACATTATATGTCGAATAATAGGTCCGCTATTAGCGGATGAATTTTGATATCTTCAGCTTATCCATTATTCCACTAATCCCCCCTTTTTTTGCACTCATCAATATTACAAATTTCTGCCGCTGATACACTTCCCATTTTTTTGATAATTACAGTATTCACACATATCTTCGTTGCGTGTGAACTGATTCGATTTTATCTTCTCAATCACATGTAATATTTCCGTCTCAATATTTTTTATCTTATCTTTACTGAATTTATAAATCTGCGGGTGGTCAGGATATTTTGTAAATACTAATGTCGCTTCAATTTCATCCACTTCCAAAAAGCGGGCAACCAAAACAGAGTAAAATGCCATCTGCCAATAATAACGGTCGGCTTTATTTTTAATATTTTTTAGAGTTACATTATCGGTTTTGTAGTCGAGAATGCACCATTTTCCTTCTTGACTCTTATATAGTCTATCCAACGTGCCGGTCAGATAATCATCGCCAAAAACTGTGTTGAGAGTAAACTCTGTTTTATATTCCGGCAATCGAATAACAGTTTTGCCAAAATCCGATTCGAAATAATTTTTCACTTGTAATAATATATCGTTCGTAACTTGATTTATTTTTTCGTCCTCGATCACAAATTCGCTTTTCAAATTTTGCAGTATAAAACTACTAATATCTTTCTCGTTAAAACTTTGATACTTTTCAAGAACAGAATGTGTTATCGAACCAACAATCCCTCTGTATATCCTGTCGTTCGGGTCATCTTCTTCATGAAACTTAATGGATCGCATTTCAAACTCAGGCATTCCGAGTTGGTATTTCAAAAAATATTTCGTCGGACAATCCTTGAACGTCTGGATTTGTGTAGCCGAGAAAAAGTTACTCCGAATCTGTCCCTGTCGCGATTTAATTAAAATATCCCCGATTGATTTCTCCGATTCAACAACTCTTGCATCTTCCGACACTATTTCTATATGTTCAGGCGCTGTATAAATTTGAAGGTTCAGCAGATAATCGATTTCGGAGTGTAAAAAGTTATTATTTTCTAAATTAATTGTTTTTACTTTTAGGTTATCAACTAGGTGTTCGCCTTTCATAATTTCATTTGAGTTTATATTTAAACTCTTTAATACCCAATTCAAAGCTGATTTAGAATTTTCAGGTAAACTACCTGAAAGCACTAACACATCCTTAGCGCGTGTGCAGGCAACATAAAATATTCTTTTTTCTTCAGCTTCAGTTTTTAAGTGCGATTGCTGCTTCAGAAATCTATAAATCAGCGGGTCAATTTTTTGATCATTCGAATTTTCTTCCATTGCCTGAAAACCGATACCGACTTTACTGTCGATGTATGGAGCATTATCGTACTTAAATTTTTTATCAAGAAACGGAACAAAAACTACCGGAAATTCAAGTCCTTTCGCTGAATGGATCGTCATTATTTGTACAGCATTCCCATCGCTTTCGATGCTTGCCTGCCCTTCACGCTGTTCGCCTGCAATCAAAGTTTTAAGCCGCTCCACAAAATCGTATAGGTTAGCAAATCCCTTTCCTTCGAAGTTACGTGCCAAACGGAGAAGTTTATCCACATTTAAACGACTTTGTTCACCACGTTGTAAGCCAGCTATTGTTCCAAGCCAACCAGTTTGCCTGAAAATTCTTTGAACGAGTAACGGTATCGGTAAGCGAGATGCGTAACTGATATTATCATCCAAAATATTTACTGCACGCTTTGCATTGTCGGATACATTTTCTGTTTGTATGAACGATTTAAGTTTTGACCAAAAATCTGAACCATTAGTGTGGTTCGCAATCTCGAATAATTCAGCATCGGATAGCGTGAAAAAAGGCGACCTGAGCAATCCAACAAGCGCTACATCGTTGTGGCGATTCAGCAAGAATTGGAAGTAATTGTAAAAATCGTAAATCTCCTGCGTTTGATAAAAACCTATACCCCCTGTAATTACATAAGGAATTTTATATTTGTTGAGGATAAGTTCTAATTTCTTCAAATGAGTGCGGCTTCGCAACAGAATAGCAGCATCTTTGAAACGGAAATCGTTTGGAGTTTCAGCCGCATCGTAGATTTGGTATTTAGTTTGGACCAAATTGATTATCCGCCGTGCAATTGCCTCACACTCGATTTCTATAATTTTTTCCTTTTCATTTGAAGGTTTTAAGAGCAGCAGTTCAACTTTTCCGGATGCTGAATTGTTTCTACATTTTAACAACTCATTGTATTCAACTTCAAATTGATGGCTTCCCTTGACCAATATTTTTGCAAAAACAACGTTTACAAAACAGACTATGTCGGTAAGAAGCCGGAAACTTTCAGCTAACACTATTTTTCCTTTTCGTTCATCAGCAGTTGATACAACCGCATTCCCATTCCACCTTATTTCATTATCCGTCGTTTGATAATGTGTGATATCTTGTTTTGTTTTTTCAAAAACTTCAACCTCAGCATTCCGGAATCCATAAATCGACTGCTTTGGGTCGCCGACGATAAACAAGTTTCCGCTTTGTAAATCGAAGAGGAGCTTTCGGAATATTTCATACTGTAGTAAATTCGTATCCTGATACTCATCAACCATAATATATTTGAACTTTGAAGCGAGCTTCTGCTGCACTTCACTCGACTTGAGCATTTCATAAGTTTTTAACTGTAAGTCCTCGTAATCGAGGTAACTCTTTTCGTTTTTCTTGAGTTCATAAATTTTCAGCGTATCTTTGTAAAGCGAAAGAGCCACACGTGTAATATTCAGTAGAATTATTTGGTGTTTATTTTTTATATAGGAACAATATACCTCGATAAGTTCCTTCGAGCTTTCCCAAACATCTTTAAGAATTGATACTAAGTCGTTCACGGATGAATTATCTACTCCCCTGCCGAAAATATCCGCCCGAAGTTCTCCTTTCTGCGTGAGCATACCTTCGATTATTTCTCCGAACATTTTTATTTTATGATCTTCGGTTTTAGCTGTGTGCCAAACGTTCAACATCTGCAAAATTTCAGTCGCTTTTTTACTATTACCCGCTTTTAAAATTTTTTCTGCAGCCTCTATACAACCGGAATCAATGACTGTCGAGAGTATTTGAGACTCTGTTATTTCATCCCAAATTTTCAAAATATCATCGTCCGATTTTCCCGCCGATAAGATTCCATCCTCTGTTAAAAGCCGTTCGACTTGTTCACGTTTTCCAAGAAATAGCTTTACAAAGCTTTGAAGTTTATTCTTCCCGAGAGTCCGTAAAACTAATGCCAACTCTTCATATCTTTTATCCGAAGAATTATTCAGCCATACAGCTATTGTTTCCTGGATTGATTCCTGTATCAAAATTTCCTGATCTACGCCATCGAGAACAGAAAAACCGTAATCAACATTCGCCTCTACAGGAAACTGCCTCAACATTTTTGAACAGAAGGAGTGGATGGTGGAAACATTTGCCGAGGGTAAGTGATTGCTGATGTCCTCGATTTTTTTAAGTCTATCTAACGATTTTTCAGATTGTAATAATCCGTTAAGTGTATCGGAGATTTTTTTTTTCAATTCGCTTGCCGCTTTTTCGGTAAAAGTTATTGCAACAATCTCATCAATCTTCGTATCGGTGTTTAATAGAATATCAATAAAACGACTTACGAGAACAGTAGTCTTACCTGAACCAGCATTTGCTGTAACCGATAGATGTCTTAATATGTCGTGAGCTTTTTTTTGGCTCTCTGTAAAAATAGTTTTTGGCATAATAATCGACTTAATATAACAGGTTAGATAGAAATAAAAAAGCCGATCGTTAGGATCGGCTTATTTGAAAGAAATTTATTTTAGTTTCTAAAAACGATATGTAACCGTTGCTACAACATTGTGAGTTTTAATCTTTTCATCAACGCGCGAAGTTTTATCGTAATTCACACGGAACGAATCCCAAAAGCCATAAGCATAACCCAAGTCGAAAGCAACAATATCTTGAACAATAAAGCCGACACCCGCTGTTATATACTTACGTGCAAATGATGACGGATCGTCTTTGTATGGCGAGGGAAGAAAAGCAAAACCTCCACGCAATCGCATACCCATTGCAGGTAATTCGTATTCTGCACCGCCCCGCAAATTCACTGTAGGTTGGAACATTTCTTTGATATCTGTATTGTAACTGATTAAATCTTCGGGTGCATTACGGAATTCCATTTGTGTCCAATCTGTGTATTCAAGATCTGCAGTCAACATCAAATCTTGAATGATATAAGATACACCACTGCTGAACATAAAAGGTGAAACTACATCGTATTTAGTTTTGAATTTCGAAGGTTTATCGTATGGATATTTGAAGTTATCTCCATTATCAAAAAAACTTTCGCCTTGCGAGGTAAATGTTTCTTCAATTGTCAGCCACGAAGGGGTTTTAAAACTCAATCCTATTCTTACCACATCCGACATACGATACAACATACCGAATTTGGCTGAGAAGCCATTAACAGTTGCACTTATTGTTTGGTCGATAAATAAAGACCTAAAATCGAAAGGAAGTGTTCTATAAATATTATCCAAATCTTGTTCGGAGTAACTTCGTTGCCAGGAATATGAGCCGGTATTAATATTTAAACTCATACCTACATATAAATTTTTTGCAGCTTCCATCGCACCGCCTACACTCCAATTGTTCATCCCACCGCTTTCTAAAATTTTACCGCTTTGTGTAACGCTGTCCTGAATGCGGCTATCAAAAACAAAAGAATTAGGACTCAAAGAATCTATATTTGCTAAATACAATTCCCAAGCTAAATTACCTTTTGGACTTTTTGTTGTAGAAATACCGTGACGGGCGTAATTTTGGATAATTGAACTTACAGGATTAAAACCGCTGAATGAAAGAGCTCCGGCAAAATCATTTATACGATGATAACCCGCAGCGAATACCATACTTCCGCGAGTTGTAGGGAAAGGATATGCTACGCCGAAATTATTCAGCTTCGTGCTGCTCGTAGAAAAAGATTTTTCGTTTCCATACAAACTGCTATTATCTTTAGATGAAAGGTGAGATAAGCCGAAAGAAAATTCGGACATATCTAATTGACCTAATCCTGCAGGATTCCAGAACAAAGCTGTGTAATCGTTTGATATGCCGGTGTAAGCCATACCCAAACCGAGCGACCTGGCACCAACACCGGTTCCTAAAGTTGAATATCGCAACGCATCTTCAGGAAACTGTGCGAAACTTGATACCGAAAAAGTTAAGAGGACAATGATTACAGTTGAAAATATATTTTTCTTCATTATTATTTCCTTAAAAATTTTGTGAGAACAAATTATCGACCGCCTCGTGTATTGCCGCCGCGTGAACCTTGGTTACTGTCGTTACTTCCACCACGGGAATCGTTTCCTCTGGGCGGAGGCGACGATGGTGGCGGCGATGATGGTGGAGTTGACGGAGGTGGCGGTGGTGGAGTATATGTACGTGTTTCCTCACGACTGCTGCCGCGGTCATTTCCTTTACCTTCATCACGTGATGGTGGTGTGTTCTGTCGATCTCTACCCGGTTGGTCATAACGCTCACGCCGCGAATCGGGACGACTTCCACTGCTTTCACCTCGTCCGGTTCCGGACCTATCCGGCGAACGTGGACTCACCGATCTTGTATCTTCTCCACTTCTCGATTTTCCGCGAACCTGTTCATTACTTCCTGTTTGTGAGCGACCACCGGTACCTGTAACTCCAACACCTGTTGGTAAATCATAACCACTTCTACCGCCGTCAAATCTATCCGGGCGATTTTCTAAAGTTTGTGATCCTCTATCAATGCTACCTCGATTTCCACCAAAATCTCTTTTAGTTCTCACCACGTCTCCCTTATCACTCACATAATACCAAGGTGTTCCCCCATAATAATACGAGGGATAGTAATATGACGGGAAATAATAAGGATGTGGATAATATACATAAGGAGTCCAGCACCATGAACTCCACGGGTCATAATGCCAATATCTATCGTAGAACCATGGATCGTTATATACGTAACCAAATGATACCGAGGGCCAATAATATGACGGGTAGTAGTAGGAATATGACCAGCGATGTCGAGGATACCAATTTCCGCCGTCAAAATAATAGTTATTGATTATCTGGCCGCCCGCTTGAGTATACATAGTATCGCTGTAATATTCAGAATCGTATCTTTCGTTCTCAGCGTAAGAGTAATTTTCATTTACTACGTTTCGTTCTTGCTTCACAGTATCAAATCGTGTATAGCAACCGGAAAGCGAAACGATGATACTAAAAGCCGCAATTAAAAATTTTATCTTCATAATAAACTCCATTGATTATTTTCATTATTCAATTACACAACACAAATGCCACAAAAATTCGTCAAAACCAATTAAATCTATCATTAATCTAATTAAAAAAGAGTAGATTGTCAACCGATGTTATAGAAATGTTTCGATTTTTATACAATTGGACTAATTTTGTGTTTAATTGAATACATTATAGGCGACCGATGTATTCAACTGAAATGGTTCGATTAGCAATGCTAATATTATGTTGATTTTTGAAGATATCTTTTAAATTAACTCCTAAGGTGAAACCGCTGCCAATCGATATCCTGACAGCTAAATTCAGGTATCCATATCCTTCACCTAACGCTTTTGGGTCGCTGTCGTTTATCGCCAGATTATATTCGGCGATGATGGATAGAAAATTTCCTAAAGTTTTTTCGGCTCCGAAAAATAAATTCAAATCTTTATCGCTGTCGGCACGTTCGAGTGAATAATTAATACCGCTATGAACACTCAAAAATCCGGCTACCGAAAAATTTTTACTGATGACCAAAAAAATGCCGGGTGATTTTATAGCGTAACGATCCAATGAGTCGATGTAAATTTCTTTCCCCTGAGAATCGAACCCTAACGCTATTGCCGGAAGAATCTGAGATTCATCGAAGGGACGAGCTTTGATGCTCATGCCTGGAAATTTATTCCACTCTGGTTTCGAAGAACCGATGAGATGAGTTCCACCGTATGACAATCCGACGTTGAAAGTATTTAGTAAACCGAACGAGACTCCAAATAATGCACCCCCATTTTGATAAAAATCTACATCTGCTGCATATTGCAGATGGCCAATTATTCCAGCCGTTGGCATATCTACAACAAAGCGAGGTTCAAAATCGCCGCTCGAACCGGCTGATCCTTGTGCATACAAATTATGAAAAGAGATGAGAAAGAAAAAAGAAATTAATATGATTTTTTTCATAACTAACCTATAAATTATTTTCTTGAAACCCATTTGTTGTCTTTGATGTAAAACCTCCACATATGTTCTGAACCGTTGGTGATGCCAACTCTGGAAGATGAAATGATTTCGGATTTCGGATTTCGGATTTCGGATTTTCCAATCCATATCTCATCTCCGCACAGGTCAGTTCCGTTTTCATTTCTTCCGAGTGCAAATGCTTGGCAAACTTTTGCAGGACCGTTCGTGAGATTGTGAATATTTTTTGAGGTGCCAATTTTTCTGTGGGTTTTCATAAATTCGATATTCTCGACCGGTTCTACAGCGCGTATCAGTACAGCGCATCCTTGGTCTTCTTCCTCTGTTACAACATTGCAGCAGTAGTGCATACCGTAAGTGAAGTAAACATATAAATGCCCACCTTGCCAGAACATTACTTCGTTACGTTTGGTTTTTCCACGAAATGAATGACTTGCAATATCATTATGCAAATAAGCTTCTGTCTCAACAATTTTACCGACAAGTAACTTCCCCATGTATTTTCGGATTAAGTATTCACCGAGTAAATCTTTTGCAATTTTTATTGTGTCTCGTAGATAGAATTCACGGTCTAACTTTTTATAGTCAGTGTTAACCAGGCCTATCCGTGTCATCCGTGTTCTATCTCCTCTGAAACTCACGGATTATTTTGTCAACCTCGTCTTCCGATATTCCACTTCCTAAAACATTCCCGCTTTTTGGTGAAGTAATTTTTTCTGTTTCTTTTACCGGCTGGGCTGAACCTTTTTTCCAAACTGGAATATTCCCCGCTCCTTCACGTAAATGCTGCTCGATTTTTTCTATCCAGGATTCCGCCGTCTTAATTTCTGCAGTTGTCTTGGCAGCTTGCGGTTTAACAAATATCGGCTCGCCCGCTTGTGAAGGATTTACAGGTCTTGTTTCAAACACGAGTCGCTTTATGTTAATCAGATGTTTAGCGGAAACATTTTCAGAAATAATCGAGCCTCCGATTGTTCCGGGACCGAGTGTGAGGGATGGCAGAAGCTCGTTTGTCCCGCCAACTGCGCCAAATGCCGCCTGCGTATTTACCAAAATTCTTGAAGCTGGTTTCTCGAGTGCAAATTTCATTATAATATCTTCATCGGACGAGTGAATAACCAGAGTATGTCCTAACCCGCCAAATTCAAGAAGTTCGATGCAGCGATGGCAAGCGTCACGCCAATTAAGTTCTGTGTAGAACGAAAGAACAGGCGATAGTTTCTCGCGAGAGAGTGGAATGTTCTTTCCGACTGCGTTTAATTCGGCAATTAAAACTTTTGTGTCGGATGGAACTTGGATACCTGCTTTTTCAGCAATAAACAGAGCCGATCTGCCCACCATAGCTGCGTTCAAGTGTCCTTCGTTATCAAACATCAGGCGCGAAAGTTTTTCTTTAGCTTCTCCTTCCACAAAGTAACCACCAAGCCGTTTGCACTCTGCAACGACCTTATCTTTTATGGGTGAATCGCAAATGAGCGAAGATTCAGTCGAGCATAGCACACCATTATCAAATTGTTTTCCCGATAAAACATCGGCAACAGCTTTTTGTATGTTTGCAGTTCTCTCGATGAAAGCTGGCACGTTTCCGGGTCCAACTCCATAAGCAGGTTTGCCTGAACTGTAAGCTGCTTTTACCATTGCTCCGCTGCCGGTTGCGAGAATTACACCGGTTAATTTATTTCGCATCAATTCATTTGTACCTTCGAGTGTCGGCTGTGTCATACAGTGTATTACTCCTTTGGGTGCACCGACAGATTCAGCAGCTTCACGTATTAGCTTGGCTGCTTCCAACGTTGAGTAAATTGCTTTCGGGTGTGGGCTTGCAACTATTGCGTTTCTTCCTTTTAAGGAAATGATCGCTTTGAACATCATCGTTGATGTTGGATTCGTAGATGGAATTAAAGCGGCAACTACTCCCATCGGTTCGCCGATTTCGATAATCTTCTTCTCGCGGTCTTCGCGAATCACACCTGCTGTTTTCAAATCTTTGATTGATTCCCAAACTCGCCTTGTAGCGAATTCATTTTTCTTCTTTTTGTCTTCAGGTTTTCCGAAACCGGTCTCCTCGTAAGCCATTTTACCCAAGAGTTCTGCCGCTTCGTAACCTGCATCTGCCATTGCTTTCACAATCTTATCGACACGTTCCTGATTGAAGGCGCGGAATTCCTGAACAGCTTCATTCGCTTGTTCTAATAAATCGCGCACTTCCTGTATTGATGCTAAATCTTTGTATGATGACATATAATTCCTTTATAATGAATATGTTAATCCTATGTATGGAAATTTAATAATCTCGAACTTGTCTCTATCTCTAAAAAAACTAAATCGTGTGAAAACAAATGCTAATTCTGAAACAAAATTACTTCTATAAGCTCTTACACCAATTAAGAATAATGATAACTCGAATCTGTCATCATAAGTTTGTGGTATCATTCCTTCAGCTATGAATTTAACGCCCCCTTTTTCTTTGCTCGAAATAATTGTTTCAAATCCAACCTGTGCCCAACTGTGTGAGTTGCTGTATTCAGTTTCTTTCTGAAAAAATTGTGTAATGTTAAAGTGAAGTTTTGTATAATAAGTGCCTAAACTAAATGAAAGATTTCCATAAAAATTTTCACCCGGATTCGTATCTGATGAAAATAATTTATTTGCGATAAACCAATCGGCACCGATTGCAACGCCCCTAACCAAATCGTCGCTTTGGTAAATTTGGAATTTTGCACCGGTTCCTAAAAACGAGGAACCCCATATCGGTAAGTTGGTTGTGAGGTTTAAATGAAAATAATCTGTGATTGCATAACCGCCTTGAATCAGATAAAAGGTGTACATACTTCCCCAAAATTTTCCCTTTGGGACGGTGTTACCTGTCGACATCCAGAAAAGCCGATTCTGAACTGGGTCAGATACGGTTACCACATTTTCAATATTACTTTCTTGGCAAACGGATGCGGATATAGGTATCAGGGGAAAAGATAATATTAATATCGATAATAATTTCATTAAATGAGATTTTTATTTTTCCACAAGAACAAATTAGTTGTCTCTTCTTTTTCGCGTACTAAATCTTCGCCTGTATATTCATCGATGAAAACTTCGCAGGCAAATACTTTTGTGCCAGGCATCAGATGTCCGCCAAAAACTTTTCCTTCTTTATCGCTGAGTGTAATATGTGTATGGACGAAAGGTTTTCCTTCTCGGATACTCACATTACCGGTGCAGTTTAAAATTTCATAGCCACCGTTCAACTCAATTGTATTGTACTCTTTTTTAATCTGGTCAAAATATCCGATGATAGCATTTGTAACCGCACCGATAGCTGTAACTTTTCCGATGCGAATATCTTCTTCGGTTACAATTTTTGTGAGTGCATCATATAAATCTGAACCTGACGGAATTGCACCGATAAATGAGCGTTTGTATTTGTATTGTAGTCTAAACACAGCCCAAATATATAGAATTAAGAGGATTTTAACAAGACTTTTTGAATCTCATAAACATGAAAATCATCGAGGATAATATCTTACCATTAAGTGCCTTAGCATGACACTATTTAAGTCCTAACCCAAACTGTGAAGTATGCTTTTGTTTCAACCCGAAATGTTCATACGCCAACTTAGTTGCTTCTCTGCCGCGCGGTGTTCTTTGTATAAATCCTTCTTGCAATAAATACGGCTCATACACTTCTTCAATCGTCCCAGGGTCCTCGCTCACGGCTGATGCAAGCGTTGCGAGTCCCACGGGACCGCCAGCAAACTTTTCAATTATCGTAGTAATTATTCGCTTGTCCATCTCATCCAGACCGCGGCTGTCAACCTCGAGCGCTTGTAATGAATATTCTGCGACTTCTTTATTAATAATTCCTTTGTGGGATTTTAGATTCTTATCTGCCTGTGCAAAATCTCTGCAACGTTTCAAAAGCCGGTTTGAAATTCGGGGTGTGCCGCGTGAACGGGTAGAAATTGTTTGCAATCCGTCATCGGTTATTTCGACGTTTAAAATGTCTGATGAGCGCTTAATAATTTTTACAAGTATGTTCGAGTCGTAGTAATCCAACCGATTCGTTACACCAAAGCGTGAACGCAG
Proteins encoded in this window:
- a CDS encoding acetaldehyde dehydrogenase (acetylating); the protein is MSSYKDLASIQEVRDLLEQANEAVQEFRAFNQERVDKIVKAMADAGYEAAELLGKMAYEETGFGKPEDKKKKNEFATRRVWESIKDLKTAGVIREDREKKIIEIGEPMGVVAALIPSTNPTSTMMFKAIISLKGRNAIVASPHPKAIYSTLEAAKLIREAAESVGAPKGVIHCMTQPTLEGTNELMRNKLTGVILATGSGAMVKAAYSSGKPAYGVGPGNVPAFIERTANIQKAVADVLSGKQFDNGVLCSTESSLICDSPIKDKVVAECKRLGGYFVEGEAKEKLSRLMFDNEGHLNAAMVGRSALFIAEKAGIQVPSDTKVLIAELNAVGKNIPLSREKLSPVLSFYTELNWRDACHRCIELLEFGGLGHTLVIHSSDEDIIMKFALEKPASRILVNTQAAFGAVGGTNELLPSLTLGPGTIGGSIISENVSAKHLINIKRLVFETRPVNPSQAGEPIFVKPQAAKTTAEIKTAESWIEKIEQHLREGAGNIPVWKKGSAQPVKETEKITSPKSGNVLGSGISEDEVDKIIREFQRR
- a CDS encoding DNA-binding protein; the protein is MFRLQYKYKRSFIGAIPSGSDLYDALTKIVTEEDIRIGKVTAIGAVTNAIIGYFDQIKKEYNTIELNGGYEILNCTGNVSIREGKPFVHTHITLSDKEGKVFGGHLMPGTKVFACEVFIDEYTGEDLVREKEETTNLFLWKNKNLI
- the ruvB gene encoding Holliday junction branch migration DNA helicase RuvB, with the protein product MRKSDITSPEQFEGEIELDQTLRPLKFTEFYGQEKIVSNLKVFIAAAKNRNETLDHVLLTGPPGLGKTTLAYIIAAEMGSNIKITSGPAIDKPYNLAGILTSLNQGDVLFIDEIHRLNPVVEEYLYPAMEDFVIDIVLDSGPNARNVQLKLPKFTLVGATTRSGLLTAPLRSRFGVTNRLDYYDSNILVKIIKRSSDILNVEITDDGLQTISTRSRGTPRISNRLLKRCRDFAQADKNLKSHKGIINKEVAEYSLQALEVDSRGLDEMDKRIITTIIEKFAGGPVGLATLASAVSEDPGTIEEVYEPYLLQEGFIQRTPRGREATKLAYEHFGLKQKHTSQFGLGLK